The Lacrimispora xylanolytica genome has a segment encoding these proteins:
- a CDS encoding DUF4250 domain-containing protein, whose product MTNIPKDPVILLSYMNTQLRDFYPSLKDCCQSLGIKEEDIIHTLSSIDYHYNREKNQFI is encoded by the coding sequence ATGACTAATATACCAAAGGACCCGGTTATCTTATTAAGCTATATGAACACTCAGTTAAGAGACTTTTATCCCTCGTTAAAGGATTGCTGTCAGAGTCTTGGAATTAAGGAAGAGGATATTATCCATACTTTAAGTTCCATAGATTATCATTATAATAGAGAGAAAAATCAATTTATATAA
- a CDS encoding asparaginase, with the protein MKKILMLGTGGTIACKRGDSGLKPLLTSNELLSYVPDAKEFCQADSLQILNIDSTNMQPKHWLIISKAIESHYEDYDGFVICHGTDTMAYTAAALSYMIQNSQKPIVITGAQKPIDMENTDARTNLFDSLRFASDDRAHGVTIVFDGKAIAGTRGKKVRTKSYNAFSSINFPYIATIQDGHVIFYLDDKKTYSGKLHFFHDLNPNVALMKLIPSMGAHVLDYMAEHYDAVIIESFGVGGLPSYDSGDFYNAIEKWISLGKTVVMTTQVTNEGSNMSVYEVGHSIKKEFGLLEAYDMTLEATVTKLMWILGQTEDQKKIREMFYQTVNRDILWKS; encoded by the coding sequence ATGAAAAAAATACTAATGCTGGGCACAGGTGGAACCATAGCCTGTAAGCGAGGCGATTCCGGACTAAAACCCCTTTTAACTTCCAATGAGCTGCTCTCATACGTTCCGGATGCCAAAGAATTCTGCCAGGCCGACAGCCTGCAAATTTTAAATATCGACAGTACCAACATGCAGCCCAAGCACTGGCTCATTATCTCGAAAGCCATTGAAAGTCATTACGAGGACTACGACGGTTTTGTAATCTGCCACGGCACTGACACCATGGCTTATACCGCGGCTGCTTTGTCTTATATGATTCAAAATTCTCAAAAGCCCATTGTAATTACCGGTGCACAAAAGCCCATAGATATGGAAAATACAGACGCCCGCACCAACCTTTTCGACAGCCTCCGTTTTGCAAGCGATGACAGAGCCCACGGGGTGACCATTGTTTTTGACGGCAAAGCCATAGCCGGAACCAGAGGCAAAAAGGTGAGAACCAAAAGCTATAACGCTTTCTCAAGCATCAACTTTCCGTATATTGCGACCATTCAGGATGGCCATGTTATATTTTACCTTGATGACAAAAAAACATACTCCGGCAAGCTCCATTTTTTTCATGATTTGAATCCAAATGTGGCTCTTATGAAGCTGATCCCTTCCATGGGCGCCCATGTCCTTGATTATATGGCAGAGCATTATGATGCCGTTATCATTGAATCCTTTGGTGTCGGCGGCCTTCCCTCCTATGATTCCGGTGATTTTTATAATGCCATTGAAAAATGGATCTCTCTTGGGAAAACAGTTGTCATGACCACCCAGGTGACCAATGAAGGCAGCAATATGTCCGTATACGAGGTGGGACATTCTATAAAGAAGGAATTCGGGCTTTTAGAGGCTTATGATATGACTCTGGAAGCAACGGTTACTAAGCTTATGTGGATTCTTGGCCAGACAGAGGACCAGAAGAAGATTCGTGAAATGTTTTACCAGACGGTTAACAGGGATATTCTTTGGAAATCTTAA